One Sagittula stellata E-37 genomic window carries:
- a CDS encoding alpha-hydroxy acid oxidase, with protein sequence MDDFEPAARRRLPRPLFGYISGAAETNAARQDNRDALDAWRLVPNVLRGVEGRSTASTLLGERYTAPFGVAPMGLSALMARDGDVALARAASAAGLPFVLSGSSLTRMEDVVTANPKAWFQAYLPGEEDRIRALIARVKAAGFGTLMLTADTAVLANRENNLRAGFSTPLKVSPRLIWDFAIKPRWVLGTFLPTLMRGMPHFENSDAVRGAPIISKQAARDFGRKDHLNWDHLALMRDLWPGKLLLKGVIAPADVAHARALGCDAVVLSNHGGRQLDHAISPLRLLPEARAQAGDMGLLIDGGIRRGTDVIKALALGADMVLVGRPFLYAATLGGQPMVERAADILKAEVHRNLGLLGLRDLSEIGPGILHPV encoded by the coding sequence ATGGATGACTTCGAACCTGCCGCGCGGCGGCGTCTGCCGCGCCCGCTTTTCGGCTACATCTCGGGCGCGGCAGAGACGAACGCGGCAAGACAGGACAACCGCGATGCGCTGGACGCCTGGCGGCTGGTGCCGAACGTGTTGCGCGGGGTCGAGGGGCGCTCGACCGCCTCCACCCTTCTGGGCGAGCGCTACACGGCGCCCTTCGGCGTCGCGCCGATGGGCCTTTCGGCGCTGATGGCTCGCGACGGGGACGTGGCCCTCGCCCGCGCGGCGTCGGCGGCCGGCCTGCCCTTCGTGCTTTCCGGGTCGTCCCTGACCCGCATGGAAGACGTGGTGACGGCCAACCCGAAAGCCTGGTTCCAGGCCTATCTGCCCGGCGAGGAGGACCGCATCCGCGCCCTGATCGCCCGGGTAAAGGCGGCAGGCTTCGGCACCCTGATGCTGACCGCCGACACCGCAGTCCTGGCCAACCGCGAAAACAACCTGCGCGCGGGCTTTTCCACACCGCTCAAGGTGTCGCCCCGCCTGATCTGGGACTTCGCCATCAAGCCGCGCTGGGTGCTGGGCACCTTCCTGCCCACGCTGATGCGGGGCATGCCGCATTTCGAGAATTCCGATGCCGTGCGCGGCGCACCGATCATCTCGAAACAGGCGGCGCGGGATTTCGGGCGCAAGGATCACCTGAATTGGGATCACCTCGCGCTGATGCGCGACCTCTGGCCCGGCAAGCTGTTGCTGAAAGGCGTGATCGCGCCCGCCGACGTCGCACACGCCCGCGCGCTTGGCTGTGACGCGGTCGTGCTGTCGAACCATGGCGGGCGGCAGTTGGACCACGCTATCTCGCCGCTGCGACTCCTGCCAGAGGCGCGGGCACAGGCGGGCGACATGGGGCTGCTGATCGACGGCGGCATCCGGCGCGGCACCGATGTGATCAAGGCGCTGGCGCTTGGCGCGGACATGGTGCTGGTGGGGCGGCCGTTTCTCTATGCGGCGACGCTGGGCGGTCAGCCGATGGTCGAGCGCGCTGCCGACATCCTGAAGGCCGAGGTGCATCGTAATCTCGGCCTGTTGGGTCTCCGGGACCTGTCAGAGATCGGCCCCGGAATCCTGCACCCGGTCTAA
- a CDS encoding LacI family DNA-binding transcriptional regulator — MTTNSKMRRKGPVTAKQVADFAGVSRAAVSRSFTPGASVSAETRRKVMAAADHLGYQVNHLARGLISSQSGLVALIAAEIETPYRAALLSAMAQALQTAGKTPILIATERSDESVRNALNQATSYRTEAAIVLSGMPDTALTEMCLSHGMRLVLINRDDAQPGTLQIRLNDRAAGETAFNTLLRTGCRRIALIASDAGTPSLVGRIDGFEDAARAQGVEITRVVSGATSYETGLQIGTQLFSRPDRPDGVFCVTDLLACGVMDAARQRFGMRVPDDVSCIGYDDIPQAAWESYQLTTFAQPIDEITEAAIDWLAAPPEDDTRSETVELNAPLIWRQTLPRLAAS; from the coding sequence ATGACCACCAACAGCAAGATGCGGCGGAAAGGCCCGGTGACGGCCAAGCAGGTGGCGGATTTCGCCGGGGTGTCGCGCGCCGCAGTGTCGCGCAGCTTTACGCCTGGCGCCAGTGTTTCGGCCGAAACACGGCGCAAGGTCATGGCGGCTGCGGATCATCTTGGATACCAGGTCAACCACCTTGCACGCGGGCTCATCAGTTCGCAGAGCGGTCTGGTCGCGCTGATCGCTGCCGAGATCGAAACGCCCTATCGCGCGGCGCTGCTTTCGGCCATGGCGCAGGCGCTTCAGACCGCGGGCAAGACGCCGATCCTGATCGCCACCGAGCGGTCGGATGAAAGCGTGCGCAATGCCCTGAACCAGGCGACCAGCTATCGCACCGAAGCGGCCATCGTGCTGTCGGGCATGCCCGACACGGCGCTGACCGAGATGTGCCTGAGCCACGGCATGCGGCTCGTGCTGATCAATCGTGACGACGCGCAACCGGGCACGCTGCAGATCCGGCTCAACGACCGGGCAGCCGGGGAAACCGCGTTCAACACGCTGTTGCGCACCGGCTGCAGGCGCATAGCGCTGATCGCGTCGGACGCGGGTACACCCAGCCTTGTCGGGCGCATCGACGGGTTCGAGGACGCCGCGCGGGCGCAAGGAGTAGAGATCACAAGGGTGGTGTCGGGCGCGACCTCTTACGAGACGGGTCTGCAGATCGGCACGCAGCTTTTTTCGCGGCCCGACCGGCCCGACGGCGTGTTCTGTGTGACCGACCTGCTGGCCTGCGGGGTCATGGACGCGGCGCGGCAACGCTTCGGCATGCGGGTGCCCGACGATGTGTCCTGCATCGGCTATGACGACATTCCGCAGGCGGCGTGGGAAAGCTACCAGCTCACCACCTTTGCCCAGCCCATCGACGAGATCACCGAGGCCGCGATAGACTGGCTGGCAGCGCCGCCAGAGGACGACACCCGCAGCGAGACCGTCGAACTGAACGCGCCGCTGATCTGGCGTCAGACTCTACCCCGTCTCGCCGCGTCCTGA
- a CDS encoding metallophosphoesterase family protein, translating into MTEHRFAIIADAHYHPLGADYGVRGPDGLSLRSWSDTRSSTRVFNESAAALEAALDRIEAMGLRDVVLLGDYSDDGQARCVSALLARLEARPGLRFFALPGNHDSFGPHGRDHAKEFLDATARPVVVSSKAGPDARHDPSMYCADHETGVMRMAAHGFVPQADVLHWETPFGTDPSPAARRCDCRSSDGGTVLRLFDASYLVEPVPGLWFLMIDANVFEPTGIGDAVIDSTNAGWNAVQRVKPHLLPWMADVAQRAALQDKRLMCFSHYPMLDPYRDDGQSEERLFGATSTALRRPRPEVGEALCAAGIGVHFSGHLHVRRRSTLHHEGRQLVNVAVPSLVACPAGFCVARFDAEGLTVEDVSLGDLPVDARILGAYRSEDPVSSAGVCAAPDYGGFLRAHVDALVQHRYLPREWPPERATEANGTLDDALGYAGAAPVGEVLPLSEIIGDWYRLRAAGVMGLDDLSASRRALYKSFATRLPEAARDERGAFWALFLRRLSDFVRDAETEAGPFRQPVHPTA; encoded by the coding sequence ATGACCGAGCATCGCTTCGCCATCATCGCCGACGCGCATTACCACCCGCTGGGTGCGGATTACGGCGTGCGCGGGCCGGACGGACTGAGCCTGCGCAGCTGGTCAGACACCCGCTCTTCCACCCGCGTATTCAACGAAAGCGCCGCCGCGCTGGAGGCCGCGCTCGACCGGATCGAGGCCATGGGTCTGCGCGACGTGGTGCTGCTTGGCGACTACAGCGACGACGGGCAGGCGCGCTGCGTCTCGGCCCTGCTGGCGCGGCTGGAGGCGCGTCCCGGCCTGCGGTTCTTCGCGCTGCCGGGCAATCACGACAGCTTTGGCCCCCACGGCCGCGATCACGCCAAGGAGTTCCTCGATGCCACCGCCCGACCGGTCGTTGTGTCGAGCAAGGCCGGACCGGATGCGCGTCACGACCCCTCGATGTACTGCGCGGACCATGAAACCGGCGTGATGCGCATGGCCGCGCATGGCTTTGTCCCGCAGGCCGATGTGTTGCATTGGGAAACGCCTTTCGGCACCGATCCATCCCCTGCCGCGCGCCGTTGCGATTGCCGTTCCAGCGATGGGGGCACCGTGCTGCGGCTGTTCGATGCAAGCTACCTCGTGGAACCCGTGCCGGGTCTGTGGTTCCTGATGATCGACGCGAACGTGTTCGAGCCGACCGGCATCGGTGACGCGGTCATCGACAGCACCAACGCCGGATGGAACGCCGTGCAACGGGTCAAACCGCACCTGCTGCCGTGGATGGCGGATGTCGCGCAGCGGGCCGCTTTGCAGGACAAGCGGCTGATGTGCTTTTCGCACTACCCCATGCTCGACCCCTACCGGGATGATGGCCAGTCCGAAGAAAGGCTGTTCGGTGCCACCTCGACCGCGCTGCGCCGTCCGAGGCCGGAGGTCGGCGAGGCGCTTTGCGCAGCAGGGATCGGGGTGCATTTCAGCGGCCACCTGCACGTGCGCCGCCGCAGCACGCTGCACCATGAGGGGCGGCAACTGGTCAACGTCGCCGTGCCCTCGCTGGTCGCCTGTCCGGCGGGCTTTTGCGTGGCACGTTTCGACGCCGAAGGGCTGACCGTCGAAGACGTGAGCCTCGGCGATCTGCCCGTCGACGCGCGCATCCTCGGGGCCTACCGGAGCGAGGACCCGGTCTCTTCTGCCGGGGTCTGCGCCGCACCGGACTATGGCGGCTTCCTGAGGGCGCATGTGGATGCCCTTGTGCAGCACCGTTACCTGCCGCGCGAATGGCCGCCCGAACGGGCGACCGAAGCGAACGGCACGCTTGACGACGCACTTGGCTACGCCGGGGCAGCCCCCGTCGGAGAGGTCCTGCCGCTGTCCGAAATCATAGGCGACTGGTACAGGCTGCGCGCCGCCGGGGTGATGGGCCTTGACGACCTGAGCGCGTCTCGCAGGGCGCTCTACAAGAGCTTCGCCACGCGTCTCCCCGAAGCAGCACGGGATGAACGCGGCGCCTTCTGGGCACTGTTCCTGCGCCGCCTGTCCGATTTCGTCCGCGACGCCGAAACGGAAGCCGGTCCGTTCCGCCAACCCGTTCACCCCACCGCCTGA
- a CDS encoding tripartite tricarboxylate transporter permease, with translation MLVDAFLELLNLWVLFAAVAGIVAGIIIGAIPGLGPTMAIALLIPVTFSMEPIPAIILLLGVYQGAIFGGSISAVLLNVPGTPSSAATAIDGFAMARRGEGGRALRFALYASVIGNIFSCLVLMALAEPLARFALDFGPAEMAMLMLFALLVIVLFGGGSKLDALIMVLVGACAGIVGLDPISGTPRFTFGSFAFENGFQLIPVLIGLFAMSEVLLQAFDREPLVGDAEVPPLKSSVVRLVELWRMRVTLLLSSIIGTFVGILPGIGSTVPAFMSYSLARSRSADPDTFGKGAPEGVAAPEAANNAVTGGALVPTLALGIPGDAVTAVILGAFMLHGLAPGPFLFRDHGLEVYAIFEALLLSSIPTVILGLLFFRVAIHVTRIQPRHLLPAITILAIFGAFSVNNSLFDVWVMLGAGVLGFLLRRANFPLPPLLIGLILGAPFEQSLRQALLTSGGGYGIFVGSPITIGLVALTVLSLAISLFFSLRKPRI, from the coding sequence ATGCTTGTCGATGCCTTTCTCGAACTCCTGAACCTCTGGGTGCTGTTCGCGGCTGTGGCCGGCATCGTCGCGGGGATCATCATCGGGGCGATTCCCGGCCTCGGGCCCACCATGGCCATCGCGCTGCTGATCCCGGTCACCTTCTCGATGGAGCCGATCCCGGCGATCATCCTGCTGCTCGGCGTCTACCAGGGCGCGATCTTCGGCGGCTCGATCTCGGCGGTGCTGCTGAACGTGCCGGGCACGCCGTCGTCGGCGGCGACGGCCATCGACGGTTTCGCCATGGCACGCCGTGGCGAGGGCGGCAGGGCGCTGCGCTTTGCCCTTTATGCCAGCGTCATCGGCAACATCTTCAGCTGCCTCGTCCTGATGGCACTGGCCGAGCCGTTGGCCCGCTTCGCGCTGGATTTCGGCCCGGCCGAGATGGCGATGCTGATGCTGTTCGCCTTGCTGGTCATCGTGCTGTTCGGTGGCGGATCGAAGCTCGACGCACTGATCATGGTTCTCGTGGGGGCCTGCGCCGGTATCGTCGGGCTTGATCCGATCAGCGGCACGCCACGCTTTACCTTCGGCTCCTTCGCCTTCGAGAATGGGTTCCAATTGATCCCGGTGCTGATCGGCCTCTTCGCCATGTCCGAGGTGCTGCTCCAAGCCTTCGACCGCGAGCCGCTGGTGGGCGATGCAGAGGTGCCGCCGTTGAAAAGCTCGGTGGTGCGGCTGGTGGAGCTCTGGCGGATGCGGGTGACGCTGCTGCTGTCTTCGATCATTGGCACCTTTGTCGGCATCCTGCCGGGGATCGGCTCCACCGTGCCCGCGTTCATGAGCTACAGCCTCGCCCGCTCGCGCTCTGCCGATCCGGATACGTTCGGCAAAGGCGCGCCCGAGGGCGTTGCCGCGCCCGAGGCGGCCAACAACGCGGTCACCGGCGGCGCGCTGGTGCCGACGCTGGCACTGGGGATCCCCGGCGATGCGGTGACGGCGGTGATCCTTGGCGCCTTCATGCTGCACGGGCTGGCACCGGGGCCGTTCCTGTTCCGCGACCACGGGCTGGAGGTCTACGCCATCTTCGAGGCGCTTCTGCTGTCGTCGATCCCGACGGTGATCCTTGGCCTGCTGTTCTTCCGCGTGGCGATCCACGTCACTCGCATCCAGCCGCGCCACCTGCTGCCCGCGATCACGATCCTCGCCATCTTCGGCGCGTTTTCGGTGAACAACAGCCTATTCGACGTCTGGGTGATGCTGGGCGCGGGCGTGCTGGGGTTCCTGTTGCGGCGCGCGAACTTCCCCCTGCCGCCGCTGCTGATCGGGCTGATCCTTGGCGCGCCGTTCGAACAGAGCCTGCGACAGGCCCTTCTGACCTCGGGCGGAGGCTATGGCATCTTTGTGGGCTCGCCCATCACCATCGGGCTTGTGGCATTGACCGTGCTGTCGCTGGCGATCAGCCTGTTCTTCAGCCTGAGAAAGCCCCGCATATGA
- a CDS encoding dual specificity protein phosphatase family protein yields MKDDDRSAPVYDRPAISPIAEGIGPHGATIYIGGMEGARDMALLRTHDIRVLVNCAVNLDFDLVDRVLMDPGDGKVAAGYGALRYYKIGMIDGDGNPSAMMLAGLLILQGALRQTMPDRPTYPFKDGGNVLVNCRAGRSRSVALVSLLLHVEAPERFPTLDDAVAHVREARQLRPDEWFETPKPMLLEAAREAAAWAQAMAAGSPRSE; encoded by the coding sequence ATGAAGGACGACGACCGCAGCGCGCCGGTATACGACCGCCCGGCTATCAGCCCCATTGCAGAGGGGATCGGCCCGCATGGTGCGACGATTTACATTGGCGGCATGGAGGGTGCGCGCGACATGGCGTTGCTGCGCACCCATGACATCCGCGTGCTTGTGAACTGCGCAGTGAACCTCGATTTCGACCTCGTCGATCGGGTGCTGATGGATCCCGGCGACGGCAAGGTCGCGGCGGGTTACGGTGCGCTGCGTTATTACAAGATCGGGATGATCGACGGCGACGGCAACCCGTCGGCGATGATGCTGGCGGGATTGCTGATCCTGCAGGGCGCGCTGCGGCAGACCATGCCCGACCGCCCCACTTACCCGTTCAAGGACGGCGGCAACGTGCTGGTCAACTGCCGCGCCGGGCGCAGCCGGTCGGTGGCGCTCGTATCGCTGCTGCTGCATGTCGAGGCACCCGAGCGGTTCCCGACGCTGGACGACGCGGTGGCCCATGTGCGCGAGGCGCGGCAACTGCGGCCCGACGAGTGGTTCGAGACCCCCAAGCCGATGTTGCTGGAGGCCGCCCGCGAAGCCGCGGCGTGGGCGCAGGCGATGGCAGCGGGATCCCCGCGCAGTGAATGA
- a CDS encoding amidohydrolase family protein, which yields MITDCHIHSFAKTEAPQTGAYVPPARDIRDYMDEAAPLGARRAVVVQASVDGTDNSRLVEVLGTDGPVALRGVAMIDADADLQALHAAGIRATRIQDRARLGDSALDQLPDLAKHVAEVGWHIELNTEPRSFDRLADMVADLPEGLRLVLDHMGHVDPAAPAPLFRLLETGRVWAKLSPTRVSTDIGPYGDLSALIERLGAAFPDQIIWGSDWPHVMTPEPVPEIPPMLELCREALSQDSFTRCMWGNPERLYGF from the coding sequence ATGATCACCGATTGCCACATCCACTCCTTTGCCAAGACCGAGGCCCCGCAGACCGGCGCCTACGTGCCGCCCGCCCGCGACATCCGCGACTATATGGATGAGGCCGCGCCGCTGGGCGCGCGCCGTGCGGTGGTGGTGCAGGCCTCGGTCGACGGGACGGACAACAGCCGGTTGGTGGAGGTTCTGGGCACCGATGGACCCGTCGCCCTGCGCGGCGTTGCGATGATCGACGCGGATGCCGACCTGCAAGCGCTGCATGCCGCCGGCATCCGCGCGACCCGCATTCAGGACCGTGCAAGGCTTGGGGACAGCGCGCTAGATCAGCTTCCAGACCTTGCGAAACACGTGGCCGAGGTCGGCTGGCACATCGAGCTGAACACCGAGCCGCGCAGCTTTGACCGGCTTGCCGATATGGTGGCCGATCTGCCCGAGGGGCTGCGGCTGGTGCTGGACCATATGGGCCATGTCGATCCTGCCGCGCCCGCCCCCCTGTTCCGCCTGCTCGAGACGGGGCGCGTCTGGGCCAAGCTGTCGCCCACGCGTGTCAGCACCGATATCGGGCCCTACGGCGACCTGAGCGCGCTGATCGAACGCCTTGGCGCAGCCTTTCCCGACCAGATCATCTGGGGCAGCGACTGGCCGCATGTGATGACCCCCGAGCCGGTGCCCGAAATTCCGCCGATGCTGGAGCTGTGCCGCGAGGCATTGAGTCAGGATAGCTTTACGCGGTGCATGTGGGGCAATCCTGAGAGGCTCTACGGGTTCTGA
- a CDS encoding tripartite tricarboxylate transporter TctB family protein translates to MSTNGQGGGVARPGFRTLTAGLLLAAAAWGLYSLDSQIQVFGFGASGPDARSFPRVAFWLLAAVVALRLVLSLRAEDFPLGDPVRLGRVLTVTASSAAALWTMPQVGFFFGAAGAGIVVALMLGERRPLLLVLPLIVAAVVTYGGRHGLSIPLP, encoded by the coding sequence TTGAGCACCAACGGCCAGGGGGGCGGGGTCGCCCGCCCCGGCTTTCGGACGCTGACCGCCGGGCTGTTGCTGGCGGCAGCGGCATGGGGGCTTTACAGTCTCGACAGCCAGATCCAGGTGTTCGGCTTCGGCGCCTCCGGACCGGATGCGCGCAGTTTTCCCCGCGTTGCCTTTTGGCTGCTGGCGGCGGTCGTGGCGCTCCGCCTTGTCCTGAGCCTGCGCGCCGAGGATTTCCCGCTTGGCGATCCCGTCCGGCTCGGCCGGGTCCTGACCGTCACCGCAAGCAGCGCAGCGGCGCTATGGACGATGCCGCAGGTCGGGTTCTTCTTCGGGGCCGCCGGTGCCGGGATCGTCGTGGCCCTCATGCTGGGTGAACGCCGTCCCCTCTTGCTGGTTCTGCCGCTGATCGTGGCAGCCGTTGTGACCTATGGCGGACGGCACGGGCTTAGCATCCCCCTGCCCTGA
- a CDS encoding Bug family tripartite tricarboxylate transporter substrate binding protein, which yields MTYTRRSTLALLAGMAITPLAAVAQQDYPTRPITLVVPYGAGGTTDISARQMATMAEKILGQPIVVENQPGASGTNAMRSVASAEPDGYTLIATTSSPSFVTPALRDVGYDTLADFIPILNYSGPFHGVVVPADSPYDTLDAMIEGAKSGAVTYGTAGAMGGAHLAFASVAKDTGAMLQHVPFDGASKATAAVLGGHVDAALVPAYRDLVQDGQLRLLGVLDGTNDPDFPDAPTLKEAGLAAEFPSIVGIMAPAGTDPAIIAKLESAFTEVASSDGFKTFMTDLSQPVRIMSGQDLAATIEENLAAYREIAKDLGN from the coding sequence ATGACATACACACGCCGTTCGACCCTGGCCCTTTTGGCCGGGATGGCGATCACGCCGCTTGCCGCCGTTGCGCAGCAGGATTACCCGACCCGTCCGATCACCCTTGTGGTGCCCTATGGGGCGGGTGGCACCACCGATATTTCGGCGCGCCAGATGGCGACGATGGCCGAGAAAATCCTCGGCCAGCCCATCGTCGTGGAAAACCAGCCAGGCGCCAGCGGCACCAATGCCATGCGCTCCGTCGCGTCGGCCGAGCCCGATGGCTACACGCTGATCGCGACGACCTCGTCCCCGTCCTTCGTCACACCGGCGCTGCGCGATGTGGGCTATGACACGCTGGCCGACTTCATCCCGATCCTGAACTACTCCGGCCCGTTCCACGGCGTCGTGGTTCCGGCGGACAGCCCCTACGACACGCTCGACGCGATGATCGAGGGCGCCAAGTCCGGCGCCGTGACCTATGGCACCGCTGGCGCCATGGGCGGCGCGCACCTCGCCTTTGCCTCGGTTGCCAAGGACACCGGCGCGATGCTGCAGCACGTGCCCTTCGACGGTGCCTCCAAGGCGACGGCGGCGGTGCTGGGCGGCCACGTGGACGCGGCACTGGTCCCGGCTTATCGCGACCTCGTGCAGGACGGCCAGCTGCGTCTTCTGGGCGTGCTCGACGGCACAAACGACCCGGACTTCCCCGATGCCCCGACGCTGAAAGAGGCAGGGCTGGCGGCGGAATTCCCGTCGATCGTCGGCATCATGGCCCCCGCAGGTACCGATCCGGCGATCATCGCCAAGCTTGAATCCGCCTTCACCGAGGTGGCCTCGTCGGATGGGTTCAAGACCTTCATGACCGATCTCAGCCAACCGGTGCGGATCATGTCGGGCCAAGATCTCGCCGCGACGATCGAGGAGAACCTCGCAGCCTACCGTGAGATCGCCAAGGATCTCGGAAATTGA
- a CDS encoding Na/Pi cotransporter family protein, whose amino-acid sequence MSETVVLLNLGGAVALLLVGLSQIRAGVDRAVGARLRHFLALGTRTGPRAMLSGLGVTLALQSSTATALLAASFAERGIMTSRQGQVAMLGANVGTAITAWVVSLHLGWISPLAILVGHMVGRGRGARRIGFGRAIVGVGLVLLSLGLLDAASTPIRESDALTTLMAMLSSTPVVALAFAALIALLSASSLAAVMMIASLAAAGQLSQDLVIPLVLGANIGGALPAVIATSGAAPAMRRLTLANLALRGFGASIVLAALPVLDLAALSDPIAAHLAFNLALLLVGWPLAEPLARVFDRLLPDVTAPHEAAPRFLAEDELQTPVVALASATREVLAVGDVIERMLLQILASFRTMDAAPLETVPELEDRIDRTQQEVKLYVARLLRHELSDRQSRRAIAVVDYVINLEHVGDIAEKGLAAMARKRADEKLRFSDEGFDELIGLFSMTLDTLKTAQTVFATEDPGLAREMIENKVEVRRRERQSAERHLARLRAARSESVGTSSLHLDMLRDLKRITAHLASVAHPILDEQGMLDESRLRSPARPEPHHGQGVSEGA is encoded by the coding sequence ATGTCCGAAACCGTCGTGCTGCTGAACCTCGGTGGGGCCGTCGCGCTCTTGCTGGTGGGCCTGTCGCAGATCCGCGCCGGTGTCGACAGGGCCGTCGGGGCGCGGCTGCGGCATTTCCTTGCGCTTGGCACACGCACGGGACCGAGGGCGATGCTGTCGGGACTGGGGGTGACGTTGGCGCTGCAAAGTTCGACCGCGACGGCGCTTCTGGCGGCCTCGTTCGCAGAGCGCGGCATCATGACTTCGCGCCAGGGGCAGGTCGCGATGCTGGGCGCGAACGTGGGCACGGCGATCACCGCCTGGGTGGTCTCGCTGCACCTTGGCTGGATCTCACCGCTCGCGATCCTCGTGGGACATATGGTCGGGCGCGGACGGGGGGCACGGCGCATCGGCTTTGGCCGCGCCATCGTGGGGGTCGGACTGGTCTTGCTGTCGCTGGGGCTGCTCGACGCCGCCAGCACCCCGATCCGGGAATCCGACGCGCTGACCACCCTGATGGCAATGCTGTCGAGCACACCCGTCGTCGCCCTCGCCTTCGCGGCGCTGATCGCGCTGCTCTCCGCGTCCAGCCTGGCCGCCGTGATGATGATCGCCTCGCTCGCCGCAGCGGGACAGCTTTCGCAGGATCTGGTCATTCCGCTGGTTCTGGGCGCCAACATCGGTGGCGCACTGCCGGCCGTCATAGCGACATCGGGCGCCGCCCCGGCCATGCGGCGATTGACCCTGGCGAACCTCGCCCTGCGCGGGTTCGGGGCGTCGATCGTGCTTGCCGCCCTGCCCGTCCTGGACCTTGCCGCCCTCTCCGATCCGATCGCGGCGCACCTTGCGTTCAACCTTGCGCTGCTGTTGGTCGGCTGGCCGCTGGCAGAGCCGCTCGCCCGGGTTTTCGACCGTCTCTTGCCGGACGTGACCGCCCCGCACGAGGCGGCCCCGCGCTTTCTGGCAGAGGACGAGCTGCAGACACCGGTCGTCGCCCTGGCCAGCGCCACCCGCGAAGTGCTGGCCGTGGGCGACGTGATCGAGCGCATGCTGCTGCAAATCCTCGCCTCTTTCCGAACCATGGACGCCGCGCCCCTGGAGACCGTGCCCGAGTTGGAAGACCGCATCGACCGCACACAGCAGGAGGTAAAACTGTACGTCGCGCGCCTGCTGCGGCACGAGCTGAGCGACCGGCAAAGCCGCCGTGCCATCGCCGTGGTCGACTATGTCATCAACCTGGAACATGTGGGCGACATCGCCGAGAAAGGCCTTGCCGCCATGGCCCGCAAGCGAGCGGACGAAAAACTGCGCTTTTCGGACGAAGGGTTCGACGAGCTGATCGGCCTGTTCTCGATGACTCTGGACACGCTGAAGACGGCACAGACCGTTTTCGCGACCGAGGACCCCGGTCTGGCGCGCGAAATGATCGAGAACAAGGTCGAGGTGCGCCGCCGCGAGCGGCAATCGGCGGAACGCCACCTCGCCCGCCTGCGCGCCGCGCGCAGCGAAAGCGTCGGCACCAGCTCGCTGCATCTGGACATGTTGCGGGATCTGAAACGGATCACGGCGCATCTTGCCTCTGTCGCGCACCCCATCCTCGACGAGCAGGGGATGCTGGACGAAAGCCGCCTGCGCAGCCCCGCCCGGCCCGAACCCCACCACGGACAAGGCGTCAGCGAAGGCGCCTGA